The genomic window TTACCACATTTTGGGGGCAATTTTCACTGAGAAGGAGGTCATCTGAACCGTGATTTGGgtaaactgaaatttagaatgcAAAGCTATCTTGTCCAGTATCAGCCTGACCTTCTGCTCTGACCCTAAGGATCTTCGTGTCTCTCTGGCCCCTGTTCCATGGGTAAATCAGGGTTCAGGACATTGTGGACTAGTTGGCATTTGAGCCTCCTCGAACAAAGAAGTTTGGTGACTCTTTTCTAAGAGGATGCACCTAATTTAGCTAAGACTTCTCCTGTGGCGAATGAGGATGGCTGACCAGCTTGTTCCCAGCCACCttacagtgctttaaaaaaagaagcgaAAGATAATTGTTTGAATCTCAAGTTTGGATAAAGCTCATCGAGTTCAGGCTCTTGCCCATACCATCCTGGAAAGATAGTTATCTTTTCCCCAAccatttctctcagcatcagagaGAAAGGAACAGTCTGAATTTCTGAGCCCTGTGTCCCCTGTGCCTGACATCTTCCCAGATCTTGGTCTCCTGCTATATTTAGGGGCAGGGCAGAGAATAGAATGGGAGTGGTGTGAGAGCCTTATGTTAAACTTCAGACTTAAAAGGGGTCTTGGCTCAAGAACATAACTTGGTTGAGGATTACCTGACTGATGCCCACATGGAAATGACTCCATTTAGATCTACTAGTATTGTGTGCTTACTGAATGCTTCCTTCATCACCATCAGGACATTTGGGGCAGGGTGGGGTCAAATGAAAGGACAAAAGGATTTCCTTTATTCTCATCTCAGTCCCCCAGAGCTGTGTCAGGCAGGACCTTTAAGACCTTGAAAAACCAAATCTCTTCCCACCCTTCATCTCCAGTTTTCTCCCCCTGTACCAGATTGCCCTtagccttctcttccctccctccccttctctccccctatcacatacacacacacacacacacacacacacacacacacacacactctcacactctgttacacacacactcacactctgcCACATACACAGCTGAGTATTGTAGACATCAATTAGGGGTGGGAAGTGGTACACATGCTCTTTGCGTGTTGAGCTCTGTGCTGGAACCATTGCCCATGCAGTAAtttctcctccctgcctccccgTTTTAGGGTTTTTGCCAAACTATTTACTACCTCCTTATGAGGAAGTGGTGAACCGACCTccaacccctcccccaccataCAGTGCCTTACagctacagcagcagcagcagcagcagcagcagcaacaacagcaagTGGTCCCTGTCTGCACTAGCCCCTCAGGCCCTGACCCCATCAGGAGCCTTCAGGAGGCACACACCAGCCCACTGTCCGTGCCTGGCAGCAGCAGGAATAGCACCAGATCAAGCCCCGAAGACCCTGAGCCTTCCACACTCCTGGTGGACCAAGAGGCTACCAAAGCCTCAGACATGGAGCCAGGCAGCTCTGGGGCCTGTCTGGGGGAGCTGGGTGACCCAGGGTCTTTCCTAGATAAGGACTCAGAGTGTAAGGAGGAGTTGCTGAAAGATTACAGCTCTGAGAGCTTGGAGCACAGCAGCGCCTTTCCTGATAGCAAAGACAAGACACCTGGGCGGCACCGACGCTTCACTGGAGACTCTGGCATTGAGGTATGTGTTTGCAACCGAGACCACCATGAGGACGACCTCAAAGAACTCAGCGGGCTCCTCGGTGATGCCCTGGACAGCTCCCTGGACTTCTGTGATAGTTGCCAAGCGAGGCCCcctggagatgaggaagaggggctCTACCACCTTTCTGAGGAGCAAGCCCGAGAGCACGGCCACCACCACTTGTCCCGCCAGCCGGCATGTGTCTTGTTGAACACGATCAATGAGCAGGACTCCCCTAACTCCCAGAGCAACAGTTCTCCCAGCTAGAGTAGGCTGGCCTCCTTAGAGAAGTGACGAGGGAGGGCAGGGGAAGCTGAGCCCAGAGGTTCGTAAAGAAAGTACTGCTGCTTTTTCTCCTGTCTGTACTTCTGCCCTTCCTTCCCACGATGTAGTTGGAGGTAGGATTGCCTCTCTCCTGCAGAAGTTGGGGGTGGATGGAGGGAGAGGGTGTTGCTCCCCTCACTGTATTATTTCCTactccattttcccctcttcctccctttggagcttcttttttaaatcatatctCACCCGCCTGCCCATGTCAGGTGGTGTGCACTTAGAAAAATTTGTTCAAGGGGTCAGGATGGGACCCTGCCCTTGTTCTTGGGGTAGAATGGTATCTGCTCTTTGATTTAGGTTTAGAGACCCATTACATCCCAGTAGGTAAATAGGCAACAGGGTTCTACCACtgggaaaattaaaaagaaaaaaccctgacCTGGGTTCCCGTGGACCATAGGCCTGGGTTCTCAGTAGttacagagctggaatttgatcACTCTCGTAAAAATCTTGTTATTGGGGGGTGGAATGGGGAAAGCAATTGTCTGGGATGTATGTGGGATTTGTCTGATCAAACTTTCCTAAATGAATGATCAGTGTCAGATGTCCTCTTGGGACAAGAAGTTGCAGCCTCTTTCCTAGGAGGTTCTGGCTGTTTTCAAACTAGATTAGCTTGAAAGGGTTCAGCTAGTGTTCTTTCTTCAAAGAACCACATACAAACTAAGCTAAAAAATATGAATGTACCTGAGTGGGCAGCAGAAGAGTTAGTTTTTAATAAGGGGTAGGTTGGGTAGAGGGCCTTTCTGGTTCATGCTTCTGAGGACCATGGCTGCACCTAAGCTAGAGGGAAGCTGTTCTATCAGGGAGATTGGAAGGTGCAGGGAGAAGTTACTTTTGGATTATTGCAGAGAGCATGGAGGGGGCTGCAAACTGTTACATGTGGAGAGTGCTGTGGTGGCCTGGAGGGGGATGCATCTGTTCTAGGGAGCATAGGGCCTTGCCTTACTAAGGTGATGATTAGTATCCCTCCCTCCAATCACATCTTCTTCACTTTCCCCCAGCCCGTGCATGGCCTTTGTGCCTTCACACTTCACCGGTATGCCGAAGAAACGGACAAAGCAGTCTGAGTGGCCCCTGGGAAGGGTCAACCCCAGACCCTCAGCCTGTTCCTTAGGCAGTATTTTCCCTTGGATCCCAAGAtccattttttttgtattgacCACTTGGAAGAAATAACTGAATTGTTTGAGtttgtttttctcctctttctttattaaaTGGTGGTACTTTGCT from Notamacropus eugenii isolate mMacEug1 chromosome 1, mMacEug1.pri_v2, whole genome shotgun sequence includes these protein-coding regions:
- the WBP1L gene encoding WW domain binding protein 1-like isoform X1, which codes for MERRRFLGGMALLLLQALSARAEPPQDKETCVGINNQSYICDTGHCCGQSQCCNYYYELWWFWLVWTIIIILSCCCVCHHRRAKHRLQAQQRQHEINLIAYREAHNYSTLPFYFRFLPNYLLPPYEEVVNRPPTPPPPYSALQLQQQQQQQQQQQQQVVPVCTSPSGPDPIRSLQEAHTSPLSVPGSSRNSTRSSPEDPEPSTLLVDQEATKASDMEPGSSGACLGELGDPGSFLDKDSECKEELLKDYSSESLEHSSAFPDSKDKTPGRHRRFTGDSGIEVCVCNRDHHEDDLKELSGLLGDALDSSLDFCDSCQARPPGDEEEGLYHLSEEQAREHGHHHLSRQPACVLLNTINEQDSPNSQSNSSPS
- the WBP1L gene encoding WW domain binding protein 1-like isoform X2 — its product is MPFLWGLRQDKETCVGINNQSYICDTGHCCGQSQCCNYYYELWWFWLVWTIIIILSCCCVCHHRRAKHRLQAQQRQHEINLIAYREAHNYSTLPFYFRFLPNYLLPPYEEVVNRPPTPPPPYSALQLQQQQQQQQQQQQQVVPVCTSPSGPDPIRSLQEAHTSPLSVPGSSRNSTRSSPEDPEPSTLLVDQEATKASDMEPGSSGACLGELGDPGSFLDKDSECKEELLKDYSSESLEHSSAFPDSKDKTPGRHRRFTGDSGIEVCVCNRDHHEDDLKELSGLLGDALDSSLDFCDSCQARPPGDEEEGLYHLSEEQAREHGHHHLSRQPACVLLNTINEQDSPNSQSNSSPS